The Sinorhizobium alkalisoli genomic interval CCGAGCCGGCCGCATGCCGATTGGCCGACGGGTATCCATGGCCATGACGGGCTCGGCAATATCGACGTGCCAAAGGGGATCGATCTGCCGCTCGATCCCCGCCCGGCCCACCAATTCATCATCGACACCGTGCGCGCCAATCCCGGCGAAGTGACGCTCGTGGCGGTCGGCCGCATGACCAATCTGGCGCGGGCGGTCCGCAACGACCCTGACATCGCGCTCCTGGTCAAGGAGGTCGTCATCATGGGCGGAGCCTTCGACGTGCCCGGCAACATCACGCCGGCGGCCGAAGCCAATATCCACGGTGACCCGGAGGCCGCGGACATGGTGATGACGGCGCCCTGGCCGGTGACCGTCGTCGGACTCGACGTAACCTCGCAGACGGTGATGACGCGCGCCGTCCTCGCCGACATTGCCGAGCGCGGCGGCACGGCGGCACGGCTGCTCGCCGATATCTCGCGCTTCTACATCACCTTCTACGAGCAGCATGTCGACGACGGCATGGTCGTGCACGACAGCTGCGCCTGCGCCTATGTCGTCGCACCGGAACTCTTC includes:
- a CDS encoding nucleoside hydrolase, translating into MHKVIFDTDPGVDDAMALLFLHRHPNIDLIGITSVFGNASIETTTRNALFLKQAWGIAAPVARGLGETFDPSRPHADWPTGIHGHDGLGNIDVPKGIDLPLDPRPAHQFIIDTVRANPGEVTLVAVGRMTNLARAVRNDPDIALLVKEVVIMGGAFDVPGNITPAAEANIHGDPEAADMVMTAPWPVTVVGLDVTSQTVMTRAVLADIAERGGTAARLLADISRFYITFYEQHVDDGMVVHDSCACAYVVAPELFETRSGAIRVLCGGIADGQTIQKPDGRLFPPNAWDGLPSQRACIGIDAEAVLKLIGETLAKVR